The DNA segment tgttctctttccagacgaccgtgaaccgaaacgaacgctctcactcgctctcattgtgagcgcataacgggGAGcataacgcagtttcttgaagtgtcacccggcaaaccaatttttaagacgttgtcacgtcaaaaatccgccatctcgTTAGGAAGTGCCGCAttgtaattatatttaattgaccgagcaaattttgcatttcaaggataatataaaaggaaaaaaagcctccttcatacaccaatattaccataaaaatcagactatagaattattcatcataaatcaactgtctagtggactataatactacccattcaaaaacatcttgaaaatgtatctttccattaacgttagtagacagttgactataatactaaccgttcaaaaacatcgaacatctttaaaattgtatctttccatcaatgttgtagaccagtggtcgccaaacattCGATCgtgagctaccggtagctcgtggggtagtttttggtagctcacagaaatgctcttgcaaaagaatgtcgtccagtttgaatataaaaacTATTCCAGTCTAAAGAACATCAATGATAAAAAATCCTCCACAGCACCACAGCAATAATCAAGAATATGTTACAATtctttcagacttgagacaacagtttgatcaacaaTCTCAAGATTTTGAAAGCATatcaaatatggtacaattcatcaactctcttttgtagagatctatgcagaagattttgcagcttgtgaTCTGTGATGTACAACATTTTGGTgaagatcaggcttcagttgaaactcaatttgtggattttcaaaatgatctgtctctcagatcactcTCTACAACTGGAAAAATTTGGCCTGAAGTCCCCAAAGAATAATATCCAACtattattcaagttgaattgaggttgaaagctatgttcagctctacctatttgtgtgaagcatctttttcaagtatgaaattcataaaaaatcgatgTAGGAactgatgaacatttggataactgcatcagaatggcggctacaacatACACTctaaacatcaagaaaatacttgatgtccaaaaagagttccactgcaGCTCTCATTggaatgtacatttcaacttttgttatactttttgctttgagataagtagatttcaacactgtAAATACATCTTTATTGGCAATTAAAGATACTTTCTTCAGTGTAATATTCCTTGCTAGCTCACAGggttttataaatgctattatagctcacaggctcataagtttggcgaccattgttgtagacagttgcagtcagacctgataacagcgcttacACTCACATTCTGGGACGACACATCACAGTACGATATAGGGCAGAaatctctatgtttatttaggactttttctagacatttttaattgataaattatttattaatttttgagagaacataacattaggtcaatgtaactcattgTGCGCGAGttatactgttcacagaactactagtagtattgatgggaggttcggatcactttaatgatccggatcaattgatctcgttcactgtcACGAGACAATCAGAAGACCGGGATTGGAACTttctaaggtcacgtgacgtgtctataTAGTATTTGCGCCATGTTAAAAGCATTGGTAGGAtcttagaccatttatagagtAGACACGGCCATACTAAAAGTCGTTGAAGCCAACATCTCTACTGCCAAATTCGCCCACGTCGACGTCACAacagtttgttgtgtaagttAGGGAACtataaatgtttatataaacATCGTTTAacaataatcataatttatttgagtaaATATTTGATATTCAGAGACTAATTTATTGAAGGATCTGAAATTACTAATTAAATTCATTAACAGTCCAATCCATCAATTGCCAGATCACTCAGTCAGAGGTTCAAGGACTGCCAACCTGTAAAATTTAAGGGCGGAACCCTCTTCAGGAAATCTACACTCGGCAGATTACAAAAGATTTAAGAAGAATTAGATGTTTTGcaaatgatattttttgttCGTTTTTGCTTGGAGAATACCGTGGTGGTACTGGGGTGGTACTTTTGAGATACTCTGTATAACAGCGAAAGATAGTCACTATCCATGCCAAGGTGGTTATTGTAGGcctaaaatatgtattgaaatacAGCTCTTAAAAGTTTATAAACTTTTCATCAATGAGCATTGAAAAACTTTATTGAGCTTGTCAGGCTTAAAGTTGAAGGATTATCAGAGTGGAGAAAGTGATAACTCATTGGAGAACGTGATAAGGCGCCAGTCATCACCCTCTCATTACCCTTGCACAAGCCTAAGAGATCATGTGGGCACAACCCTCAGAAagaaaatcaatcaaataaaaaaatctataacTTATTTTCACCTACCTTGTAAGTTGACCGCCTTGTTGATATAAGCTTTTTTGGTGGATTCGGAACATTAAATAAAGTTGGAATAGCATTTGGCTTCAACTTTCTCCACTCATCTGCTCGATGGAGCTCCCACTGATTTTCTTCAAAGTGGTCCtgtatagaataaaattagaattaaacAGCTGAGGATAGAAAGGTAATCAACCCGTATTAATATAAAGCAAAAGTATAATCTAACATCTGCCTATGCTTCCAAATTCccagatattatttatttgttatgtactataaatgtttatataaacATCGTTTAacaataatcataatttatttgaataaatatttgatattCAGAGACTAATTTATTGAAGGATCTGAAATTACTAATTAAATTCATTAACAGTCCAATCCATCAATTGCCAGATCACTCAGTCAGAGGTTCAAGGACTGCCAACCTGTAAAATTTAAGGGCGGAACCCTCTTCAGGAAATCTACACTCGGCAGATTACAAAAGATTTAAGAAGAATTAGATGTTTTGcaaatgatattttttgttCGTTTTTGCTTGGAGAATACCGTGGTGGTACTGGGGTGGTACTTTTGAGATACTCTGTATAACAGCGAAAGATAGTCACTATCCATGCCAAGGTGGTTATTGTAGGcctaaaatatgtattgaaatacAGCTCTTAAAAGTTTATAAACTTTTCATCAATGAGcattgaaaaacttattgagCTTGTCAGGCTTAAAGTTGAAGGATTATCAGAGTGGAGAAAGTGATAACTCATTGGAGAACGTGATAAGGCGCCAGTCATCACCCTCTCATTACCCTTGCACAAGCCTAAGAGATCATGTGGGCACAACCCTCAGAAagaaaatcaatcaaataaaaaaatctataacTTATTCTCACCTACCTTGTAAGTTGACCGCCTTGTTGATATAAGCTTTTTTGGTGGATTCGGAACATTAAATAAAGTTGGAATAGCATTTGGCTTCAACTTTCTCCACTCATCTGCTCGATGGAGCTCCCACTGATTTTCTTCAAAGTGGTCctgtataaaataaaattagaattaaacAGCTGAGGATAGAAAGGTAATCAACCCGTATTAATATAAAGCAAAAGTATAATCTAACATCTGCCTATGCTTCCAAATTCccagatattatttatttgttatgtaccataattatttattatagccAATTGAACAAATGATGGGATGTTTTTAAGATATCTTGAAAAGTTAATTTCAGATGTTTTCTCATAGATTTCAATATCaagtataattataataagtattattttcatcctgtaataatatttcatttaccgtaatgaaataaacaaataaattttgaacTAAGTTTAATACCAATTCGTAACCTTAAAATTGGGAACCGAAAGCATCATTACTTTTAATGTTGAATaataaagttattaaaatttaattaggACATTACAATGctttataaaacaattttattctaattctttaaaatcaaatgaataaattaagtaaCACTCACCTCACAAAGTCTGGAATTTGATGTTGTCTTCCATTTATCACGTCTGCAATTTTTAAGCCAAATTGCCTTTCTTTTTTCATCTGTAGGAAATCTGAACAAGCGAAACCCTTTCTCTGTTTTATTGACACAATTTGGTGCCGAGCACCCCACCATaatgaattagaattattaaaaatatcaaaatataatcacCACTGTCAAAGCAAAGCATTACAAGCAGTTGAATGGAATGCTTAAATGCTATgactcaaaatggcgactgcgTGTACCCAGTCTTTATAGTTCCTTAGTGTGTTTGTGATGTTTAACTTAGGGTGTTTAACttgttgaacaatgcattgttgttagcttggctGTGACGTCAATATGGGAGGATTTGACAGTgaatgttggcttcagaggctagacttcccagcgtgtctactCTATAATTAATGGTCTAAGGGTTGGATAAGCGTTTTATTGACGGGcgtttccattctgtacttattctgtGACCGAGTGTCGATTGAGAAGCTGACTGACTTTTGATAGTAAATTATCGATAGTGAACAAATATCGAGAAAGGAGGATTTCTtcattcttcaattttattatttagttttttcATCGGGTCTTTGATCTCAGAGGGCTAGAAATTTTGTAGTTTTAGTAATTTATTGGTTATCAATCACTGTTTTAAATAAGctcatataatttttattattacaaacaaaattagaaattattttaatgCCAATTGTTTTTTTCTTGGTTCGATGCAACATAACCCTATTTTAGTTGAGTAGTACTAACTTACCGGTAGcctttaataaatattaattatcaaagtatttcACCAATTTACTCATAAGTTTACTTAAAAGCTAAGAATTTTGTTGAGGTTTATGTTTTGTGCGTACAAGTTATTATTCGAATGGAcgctttaattattattttaggttataatattgtaacttgAGCTCATCATCAAGCACAATCGTTTTTAGAAACGAATGAAGCAGTTCAGGTAAGTTAACTgtatattatttctaatttaccTTTTTAGTTTCCAGTGTAATAACAAATTTGATACCAACATAGCCTTGAGCATACCTTTGAAATACTTACTGCGATTTGCATGACGTTGACAGCAGCTGCAGAATCTTCAACCAGCACATGAATGCTTGAAACCTATGCTGTCATAGTCATGCAAATCGCAGTAGTGGGCACTAGGTTTCAATACTTGAGTAATGCATTATTTACTTCTGTATTAAATAAAATCATGTACGGCCCTAGGTAGGTAATACAGATTGCATTTGTACATGGTTTCATTTAATAAAGGGCGTCTTAGGCGCTCTGAATTTTTTGCTGGTTTACAGGATGCATTGTCTCTTATTATAGGGTAAACTATATGAGCGAAATAGATGCTCCCAAAAAGACCAACCTATTCAAGACCCATGCATCCTGAAGATGGTAGTCGTCTTCTAAAGTTGGTATGTCTTCTTCTATAAAAGCGGAAAATATACCACTGAACTTTTTTGCTTGTTAACAGAAAGCATTGTCTCTCACGGTAACTCTATAGTAGCGGAATTTTCCCACATAAGAGACTATGCGTTTCTTAACAAAAAATAACTGCGATCGAAACTCCGCCGCGTGTATATTCCACCCTTATAGTAGGGGCCTTACATTACCCTATTGGCTAGGAATAactttattcataataaataaaggTTGTCTTTTTACTGGGGtttcaattttagttgaaaaaataataagtcaGTCTaatttttgacaacttttaataCCCTTGTTTATGCCCTTTCGAAATCACAGAACTCagcaattaaattttcaaaccaAGAATATGATGCCcataataaatgtttatgaaACCATCCTTCTTTGCGCATCCCCGAGATCTGgtgtaattcaaatttattatgtgTAAACTCTGATAAAGTTCAGAATTAACTATCAGTTATAATAGAAGACTGACTATGAATGAGGAGAAAGTGGCAAAGTTTCTGGGCTTCACACTTGACACTTGCCTTAGTTGGTCCCAGCATATTGACATTGTTGCTAGCAAGCTGAATAAGGGAGTCTTCTTAATTAGAAAACTGAGGGCATATGTAAGTTTGGATGTTTTAAAGGTGATTTATTACGCTCACatcaattctcatttttcataTGGCCCCATACTTTGGGTTTCCAGAGTTTACAGTGCTAGACTTTTTAGAATACAGAGAAAGGCAATCAGACTGATTTGTGGGCTTTCTAAGCGAGCACAGTTTGATGAGCATTTTCTGGGAATATTGACTCTACCTTTAATACCTATTTGTTCAACAGAGCCTTATTTATGTTAAGGAGAATTTGGAGAAGTTTGTGGAGCAGGGGGTAGTTCATAGCCATAACACTAGAAATAGGGGTAATTTGACTACTTATCGGTATACCTATTCTAGTACACAAAgaacatttctatttttatcaataaaattttttaattcactTCCTGAAGATCTTAGAAATATAgagaactagcaggtaacccgtgcttcgcaatgGTTTtacttaaaacttgacgtaatgaaatctagaagaattcaaaataggcctatataccTTATATACCTTATATACCTTATATACCTTATATACCTTATatacctccttcttcatccattacccacatctgtgggatcgatggcgtcattatacaataaaaacaacaCTTTTATACTCAAGTCAAGATCAAGATGGCAGAAAGTGACTAAGTAGTTAAAATTTGAGTCAGATCATCACTCATGTATTCACACACTTCATAGTAGGCTCTGACTCTCATAAATCCGGTCACCACTCTCTCAAAATCACGCAAATCCAACTGCTTCACTCCTGCAGGCAGTCTATTGAAGTAGCGTAATGCTGCACTCCCATAACACACCTGCGACCTCTGAAGACGTACCCTCGGGATGTCAAGCAGCTCTCGATGCCTAGTGTTGTGATGGTGCACATCATTCCGAGTCAACAAACCATGCTGACTCTTCTTGACATGCAGCAGgcagagaagaaggaagtggcTGACAACTGTCATAATACCCAGTCTTACAAAAAGGGGCTTGCAGTGTGCTCGATGTTCGCTAGCAGTTATAATCCGTGCAGCCCGTTTCTGCAGCTTAAGTACTTCCACCACCCttgctgaatgaccccacatgAGCAGACCATAGGAgatatggcagtggaaaagtgcaTGGTAAGTCATTACCAGATATGCCTCTGTCACATGTCCCCTCAGCTTCAGCAACAAGAAACAAATTCGCGACAGCCTCCTGGTCACTTGTTGGATGTGGCTAGCCCAGTTCAGTTTTGAGTCCAAGACAAACCCTAACAGCTTTACAGGGTCCTGTTCAGCTGGCAGGCTGCGAGACAAACTGCAGATTATGTTTTGTGTCTTGTTCTCATTCAACTGAAAGCGATTCGCCTGGAACCATGAGGTTGAAGATTGGAGATGCTCTGCTGACAGTTCTAGCACATGCTGTAGGTCCACTCCAGATGACAATAAggacgtatcatcagcaaatagcaGAGTCGAGCCGTTGTTGTCCAAGTCATTTATCATTATGATAAACAGGATTGGTCCCAGTATTGAACCCTGTGGCACTCCAAAATTCACAGGAAGTGGGCTGGAAGAAGCTCCTCCAAGAGACACCACTTGTGCCCTCCCAGTCAGGTAGGAATTCAATAGAGACAAAGCTGAGTCCACAATCCCATAGTAATGGAGCTTATCAGACAAAATTCCATGGCCAACGCAGTCAAATGCTCTGCTTAGGTCACAAAGAGTCAGTGCTAGGGATTCACCATCCTCAAATGCTGAACCAATCCGTTCAGCAACCCGATTTACCGCATCAAAAGTAGACCTCCCTCTGCGAAAACCGAATTGCATGTTTGAAAAAAGGTTATTCCTCTCAAAGAAGTCCTCAAGTTGGGCTTGATGACTGCTTCAACCACCTTACCAAAGATTGGAGTGATGGATATAGGCCTGTAGCTGTTTAGGCTCTGGTGGTCACCCTTCTTGTAAACCGGAGTGGTTCTAGATGTTTTCAAGAAGTCTGGAAAGATGGCAGTCCTCAGGCAATCATTAACTGCCACAGCAAGTGGATCAACAATTTCCTCAATCACCTCATGAAGCATGAATGCAGACATTCCATACACATCATGACTTTTCGATGGCTTGAATGATTTGACAATCTTCCTCAGGGCCAATGAAGTGATGGGGCGGAAGAAAGAGAGGCGTGCATGCACTGCTGGAACTCGTGCAGCCAGTAGTTCAGCAGGGTCTGCAGCAGCAGTGGGCAGTTCACCTACAATGCTATTCACTGATTCAATGAAGAAATCATTGAATGCATCCGGACTCGCAAACTCCAATTTTCTCACTGGCAAGGAACGATGAGAATTTATAACATCCCAGGCTGCCTTGCAGCGGTTTGGAGCATTGTCAATTTTGGCTGCTGTTGCTACCTTCCTAGCCAACTCAACTTGCTTCTTGTAGATGGATTTAGCATGTCTATATCTCCTCCTGTCACCATCATCACCACCTTCACACCTATTTTTTAGAGCCAACAAATTTTTagggcctataagaatcctcggttgattaagaatttatatgctgcatttcaagtaaatcagtatgaccacctttcaattaaaaaaagaagttggattcaaaatggcggaaaaaatttgggtgtgacggtAAACcagtttttatcattcgaaaaggatccccaatcataccgatcttctaatttcccttttaagagaaatcttctgctgccttccatacaaactggaagcatgacaaataattgaaaacttgacaaactgaaaacttgatgtaatcaaatcttgaagaatttcaaatcggtctataaccaccctcggttaagcaagtatctatatgcaaaatttcaagttaatcagtccagtagttctgacgtgataatgcgtcaaacacaATTTCCCTATAcacctgtataggctacgtttataatccagttctttcctatagaagatgatacatggatggatgatcattgttattttactaaaagatagaataagttggatagtttccctttcagagggagttttgataacccacaaaactcatttttcatttgaagatataccgtatggtaacgaaaaggtgcatatgaccttattttttgctcagcttgccaaaataccccttattccaatattaaaaatttcgactgactgtacagtgagtcagtcattctatcagggctcgaataattttgaaactttaattaaataaaaatggaagaatataatttctttatgtaaataacaacaccttcattcaaagacatattaactgcatgcgttttcatattgccgatacagcattgatgaaactgtagacgtttatttagcactttgtctcaaaaattgttctagctgaaaaattaataatgcatgccacgtgtaggcctaaacattgcatcaggaaaacgaagtttcaaaactatgtttttcaggtagaaagcaatataaaaacagatgttccttttttaatttcgaccatatgatttggtgatcctaatgaaatcgaatgtaccattaatgaaatttaaacattaattctgaaaaatctagaaggaaaattaaaatttgtgcttcgaggtgcacgagattgatatttttagaatctatgtgcaaaattttgagatcaaatcattcccgtttttccggtatgcaatccacaagtttacatgttttgatgcgaacaaacgaacacacgaacaagcACAACCCTACTctatcttattatatagaagatggaacttttaaaaatcataTGAAACGTTTCTTAACAGCTAACCctttaaacaagattgaagatttttatacattagctaggaatattcggttataagttgaaaatcaggtgacatattatcatagggtactgatagtgtaacttactgatgtaatatatttgtattttgtatcatgTTGTATGTATTTCACACTTGTACTGTATCTGAAGACCTCAGAATTTGCTGCAAtaaagattctattctattccccTTCTAAAAAACCTTACTGGATGTAACCTAGTCTTGTATTAAAATGTGCTTGGATAAAgggggggcgcgacagtcgagaccgacgacattcgaggcctacgTCCGTAGAGGACagttttacagtcctctacggtcgtaggcctcgactgtcgggagtgtacgaaaattagagtggccttaactgtcgcctaacgcaggcgacatttgaggccacttttttcaggagtcctctaccgtcgctggcctcgaatgtcgctggtctcgactgtcgggcctgtacaaaaattagagactcgcttgcagcaggcgacagttgaggacacatcctactgcgattccagacaaaatacattttataatgattataacttctgatttgttgaaaactaaataatggaaacttccttcataaaaaaagcatatgaacATTGAAGGTAGATAGTGCTTATCcttgaaggattttcagaacgatcatctttgtgaagaattacagcttaatcagtcgagtatttcaagcgtgatgagctcacatataaacagacagaaagacagacaccatctcgtcttataaatggatagaagatagataaatatttagatttgtcaatgaaggaggCCTAATGCAGTAGTAATGGATTCCCATTACTTGAAAATATGTTTAGGGACCATCATCCAAGTACTGGAATGTATATGACTTGACCACCTTTGTTGACGAAACTCAATTGGAGGATGGAAAGATGCTGGTATCTTTATTTTACATGCTGAACTTTCAAAGTTACACGAATTTAAAGTTATAAAGAATTCAAAAGTTACTAAATTAATAAGCTTCAGAGAATAGAAAAAGGTTATATACAGTAGTATGATGCTTAGAGTAATGAACAAATTTACCTTTTTATataatctaggaagttgatttgaaaaatcaacaacTTTACATAAACattcttccttaaaaatattttttactgtgtttttgagggggcgcgacagtcgagaccgacgacattcgaggcctatGACCGTAGAGGACTATTTTacaaaacagtcctctacggtcgttggcctcgactgtcgggagtgtacgaaaattagagttgcctcaactgtcgcctaacgcaggcgacatttgaggccactttttcaggagtcctctgccgtcgcaggtcACGACTGTCGgagctgtacaaaaattagagtggcctcaactgtcgcctaactcaggcgacatttgaggccactttttcaggagtcctctaccgtcgctggcctcgaatgtcgccggtctctaccgtcgctggtctcgactgtcgcaggactcttctgtcgtttgcctcgtttgacatcgacccgaTAAAGGGCTAAATAAGCTCAGTTCTAGTTTCTAAGACAAACTGTCCTAACAACTGGATGAGAACATTTTATAAACAATATGGAGCAAAGGAAgacattatttaaaaaaataactttttaacTCAGTTAGTTCTTATAAGAATTTTGTGGTGCTAAGTTACATCACCTTAACTTGTTTTTCATCCAtggttttaatttttctttgacAACTCAATATTTCATCGTTTTAAGTGATGATtgcatgaaatattttcaacccatttattaattttatccaactaaattcaaaatttatagtttgcaagtttattttgaattaaacCTTTAGTATTCTATCTATCAATGTTATTGCATCCGTGTCATTTGTAACATAGgcccaaataaaattatagaatgaAGTAAACATGAACATCAAGAAAAGAAAACTGTATCAATAAATTTACGAGAATCAAAACTTTTTATAGCCTAGAATAAAAACATTCACCAGGACGATAAGAGAAGGCATTATAAGTTGAAATTGGTTCGTTTTAAAATGGAAATATAGCAttgaatttttaaagttgttgaATTTATGCCATATTGGAAATATTTACTAGTTTGAAGAAATGCGTTTTCAAATGCTATATTCATTAATGACAAAATTCCCCTATTTCCCCGCATTTCAGTTGAGGATTTAATCACTTATTCATCTGGGAGAAAGCTTGTCATGTCTAATGAAAGAGGGAGTTTGTAGGTAATATCGATTGAGGTAGTATAGACAAGTATTATTCACACCAAGTCCATTTTTTATATTACTCAAGTTACAGCCTTTAAATAGGTAGGCtaagtaaattttttattcgaatTCAGGTATTCTGTTTGCCAATACATTGTAAATTTTCAATGTGTCTTTTGCACTTCTTG comes from the Nilaparvata lugens isolate BPH chromosome 1, ASM1435652v1, whole genome shotgun sequence genome and includes:
- the LOC120352051 gene encoding peroxynitrite isomerase THAP4-like is translated as MVGCSAPNCVNKTEKGFRLFRFPTDEKRKAIWLKNCRRDKWKTTSNSRLCEDHFEENQWELHRADEWRKLKPNAIPTLFNVPNPPKKLISTRRSTYKAHSALRQFRVLHLPYDGSAPVGSCSLNTKSMASVLSYHNLILSCGAEKPSSCVSVRKLRWDFSR